A single genomic interval of Chitinophaga sp. 180180018-3 harbors:
- the lptB gene encoding LPS export ABC transporter ATP-binding protein — translation MALRIHTDQLVKRYGNRTVVNHVSVEVSQGEIVGLLGPNGAGKTTSFYMVVGLIKPDEGNVYLDGQEITKLPMYKRAQMGIGYLPQEASVFRKLSVEDNIAAVLEMTKLKKAEQKDKLESLLAEFRLTHVRKSPGDVLSGGERRRTEIARALAVDPKFILLDEPFAGIDPIAVEDIQGIVAKLKYKNIGILITDHNVQETLSITDRAYLLFEGKILKSGTAEELAADEQVRKVYLGQNFILRRKDYLDEAAKK, via the coding sequence ATGGCATTAAGAATACATACAGACCAGCTGGTAAAGCGTTATGGCAACAGAACGGTGGTAAACCATGTATCTGTGGAGGTGTCGCAGGGAGAAATAGTAGGGCTGCTGGGCCCTAACGGAGCCGGGAAAACGACTTCTTTTTACATGGTGGTAGGGCTTATCAAGCCCGACGAAGGGAATGTGTACCTCGACGGACAGGAAATTACCAAACTGCCTATGTATAAACGGGCGCAGATGGGGATAGGTTATCTGCCACAGGAGGCCTCTGTATTCAGAAAACTGAGCGTGGAAGACAATATTGCCGCTGTATTGGAGATGACAAAGCTGAAGAAAGCAGAACAGAAAGATAAGCTGGAAAGCCTGTTGGCAGAGTTCAGACTCACGCACGTGCGGAAAAGCCCCGGAGATGTACTGAGTGGGGGAGAGCGTCGTCGTACCGAAATTGCGCGGGCGCTGGCGGTAGATCCTAAGTTTATTCTGCTTGATGAACCGTTTGCCGGTATCGACCCTATCGCCGTAGAAGATATTCAGGGAATTGTAGCGAAGCTGAAATATAAGAATATCGGTATTCTGATCACGGATCACAACGTACAGGAAACATTATCTATCACCGACCGGGCTTACCTGTTATTTGAGGGAAAGATCCTTAAATCCGGAACTGCCGAAGAGCTGGCAGCAGACGAACAGGTAAGAAAAGTGTATCTTGGCCAGAATTTCATTCTGCGCCGTAAGGATTATTTAGACGAAGCAGCTAAAAAGTAA
- the metF gene encoding methylenetetrahydrofolate reductase [NAD(P)H], with product MKVIEHIARAKDTLISFEILPPLKGKSIESIYDHLDPLMEFKPAFINVTYHRSEHMFKKKADGSFEKVEIRKRPGTVGICAAIMNHYTVDAVPHLICGGFSREETENALIDLNFLGIDNVLVLRGDAPKNETFFEPDPHGHSYAIELLEQVAHMNNGVYLEDDLQGGVKTNFCIGVAGYPEKHFEAPNMQTDLTHLKRKVERGADYIVTQMFFDNQKFFDFVSKCREMGITVPIIPGLKPLTTRKQMTMLPRIFHVDIPTDLSNEIQKCKTDKDVELVGAEWLIAQSKELKAFGVPVLHYYTLGKPKLVQQAVAAIM from the coding sequence ATGAAAGTAATTGAACATATTGCCCGGGCAAAAGATACATTGATTTCTTTTGAAATACTTCCCCCACTCAAAGGGAAGAGCATTGAGTCTATCTATGATCACCTGGATCCGTTGATGGAATTCAAGCCGGCTTTCATTAATGTGACTTATCATCGCAGCGAGCATATGTTCAAGAAGAAGGCAGATGGGTCTTTTGAAAAGGTGGAGATCCGCAAACGCCCCGGCACAGTGGGGATTTGTGCTGCTATCATGAACCACTATACCGTAGATGCTGTTCCTCACCTTATCTGTGGTGGATTCAGCAGGGAAGAAACTGAAAATGCGCTAATCGACCTGAATTTTCTCGGGATCGATAACGTATTGGTTTTAAGGGGAGATGCACCCAAAAACGAGACCTTCTTTGAACCAGACCCACACGGACACAGCTATGCCATTGAACTGCTGGAACAGGTAGCTCACATGAACAACGGCGTGTACCTGGAAGATGATCTGCAGGGTGGCGTAAAAACCAATTTCTGCATCGGTGTTGCCGGCTATCCCGAAAAACATTTCGAGGCGCCTAACATGCAAACAGACCTGACGCACCTGAAACGTAAAGTAGAAAGAGGAGCTGATTATATCGTTACCCAGATGTTCTTTGATAATCAGAAATTCTTTGATTTCGTCAGCAAATGCAGGGAGATGGGTATCACCGTTCCCATTATACCCGGATTGAAACCTCTCACTACCCGGAAGCAAATGACCATGCTGCCACGGATATTCCATGTGGATATCCCAACCGACCTGTCTAACGAAATCCAGAAATGTAAAACCGATAAGGATGTGGAACTGGTAGGCGCTGAATGGCTGATTGCCCAGTCAAAAGAACTGAAAGCTTTTGGTGTACCGGTATTACACTACTACACACTTGGCAAACCCAAACTGGTCCAGCAGGCGGTTGCCGCAATCATGTAA
- a CDS encoding outer membrane beta-barrel protein, whose amino-acid sequence MATSYAQISVGIRGGYINTGLESADNNVAPPTKNANSWQVGLYTNVPLFRNGYLQPGLNYIVKGAKLDYLTSHPNNVLTSGVTRLNLQYLELPVHIVYKVPIGIGNFVLGAGPYVAYSTGARYKVVAYNNDKQVESSFQRVNFDATPNIFGTGVDLQRWDAGLSFIGGIELNSSVTLNAHYGYGMVDIDRSGHNSYKNRYWGISLGFFFNREDW is encoded by the coding sequence ATGGCGACGTCGTATGCCCAGATCAGCGTTGGGATTCGGGGCGGTTATATTAATACCGGCCTGGAATCGGCGGATAACAATGTTGCCCCGCCTACAAAAAATGCCAACAGCTGGCAGGTTGGATTGTACACCAATGTGCCCCTTTTCAGGAACGGATATCTTCAGCCAGGACTTAACTATATCGTTAAGGGCGCTAAATTGGATTATCTGACAAGTCACCCCAACAACGTACTAACATCCGGCGTTACCCGGCTGAACTTACAGTACCTCGAATTGCCGGTTCATATCGTATACAAGGTTCCTATCGGGATCGGAAATTTTGTGTTGGGAGCTGGTCCTTATGTGGCTTATAGCACAGGCGCCAGGTACAAGGTGGTGGCTTATAATAACGATAAGCAGGTAGAAAGCAGCTTTCAGCGGGTGAATTTTGATGCTACTCCCAATATCTTCGGAACTGGTGTTGATTTACAGAGATGGGATGCAGGACTTAGCTTCATCGGAGGCATCGAACTTAATTCCAGTGTGACGCTGAATGCACATTATGGGTATGGCATGGTTGATATCGACAGATCCGGGCATAATTCATATAAGAACCGCTACTGGGGAATCAGCCTGGGATTTTTCTTTAACCGGGAAGACTGGTAA
- a CDS encoding porin family protein produces MKKLLFSLAALLIAGVSFGQTKWGIVAGPQFSSITAKNVLPGSGKSTSSLLTSLRAGITADVPLGDDFYIGTGLLFSGKGGKNKDNSDVKTTLSYLELPVHFMFKPEVGTGKLVLSAGPYVAYGLGGKVKGIAGGDKNVFDDEAGVFKQKRFDSGVGINVGYELPVGLFFGLNTDLGLVNTAANTDNSRSFKNTSFGVSVGYKFGGK; encoded by the coding sequence ATGAAAAAGTTATTATTTTCTTTAGCCGCTCTGCTGATAGCCGGTGTTTCTTTCGGTCAAACTAAATGGGGAATTGTGGCAGGACCTCAGTTTTCCAGCATAACTGCGAAGAACGTTCTTCCTGGTTCCGGAAAATCAACAAGTTCTCTGCTGACAAGCCTCAGGGCAGGTATTACAGCAGATGTTCCTTTAGGAGATGATTTTTACATTGGAACCGGGCTCTTGTTTTCAGGCAAAGGAGGTAAAAACAAAGACAATTCTGATGTGAAAACAACGCTTTCCTATCTTGAATTACCAGTGCATTTTATGTTTAAGCCTGAAGTAGGTACCGGTAAGCTGGTACTGTCTGCCGGTCCGTATGTCGCTTATGGCCTCGGTGGTAAAGTGAAAGGTATTGCAGGTGGCGACAAGAATGTTTTTGATGATGAAGCGGGAGTTTTTAAGCAGAAACGTTTTGATTCCGGTGTAGGCATTAACGTTGGTTATGAGCTGCCGGTAGGGCTTTTCTTCGGCCTCAATACCGATCTCGGCCTGGTGAACACCGCTGCTAATACCGACAATAGCCGTAGTTTCAAAAATACATCGTTTGGTGTATCTGTTGGTTACAAATTTGGCGGTAAATAA
- a CDS encoding thioredoxin-like domain-containing protein, whose protein sequence is MRKLFVLLITILLGPAAMLGQGYQIAVKLKNFSTGRFYLAHYMGRSTYLADSAEVSPAGMAVLKGKEPLLPGIYLLVLPGKQQYIETLIDKQQVFSVTIDTSDLVNKTLYKGSPDNEQFLSYNKFLAQQEALSRSIQQQLRTAHNAADTAKVAPMQQELGKKIQDFRSGFIKAHPGTLLSTIFLAMKEPQVPAQPAGEDSTFGYRYYKSHYWDEVDLQSDRLVRTPILEGKLRKYFTQLVPAYPDSIINDCDAVIARARKSREAFKYVLWWLTYNYETSPYMGMDAVFVHLVEKYYVPGEAFWLNDEQLNKIVDRAYTMAPNLIGKQAAPLEFKDSTAHMLSLYKTPAQYTILVFWDPTCGHCKTEVPRLDSAWKANWKSKGVAMIGIKTEGSRTEWLQFIREHQLNGWIHGEEPQAATNYRRLYDVYATPMVYLLDDKKKILAKKLGVEQLQEFLDRVTAKKAGAKP, encoded by the coding sequence ATGCGTAAATTATTTGTTTTATTGATAACCATTCTGTTAGGCCCGGCTGCGATGTTAGGGCAGGGGTATCAGATTGCCGTGAAGCTGAAAAATTTTTCTACCGGTCGGTTTTATCTGGCTCATTATATGGGAAGATCCACTTATCTGGCAGATTCTGCTGAGGTATCGCCCGCCGGGATGGCTGTATTGAAAGGGAAGGAGCCTTTACTGCCGGGGATCTACCTCCTGGTGCTGCCAGGGAAACAACAATATATAGAAACCCTGATCGATAAACAGCAGGTTTTCAGCGTAACGATCGATACTTCCGACCTGGTGAATAAAACGCTGTATAAGGGAAGTCCGGATAACGAGCAGTTCCTGAGCTACAACAAGTTCCTGGCACAGCAGGAGGCGCTGAGCAGAAGTATTCAGCAGCAGCTTCGGACTGCACACAATGCGGCGGATACGGCAAAAGTGGCGCCCATGCAGCAGGAACTGGGCAAAAAGATCCAGGATTTCCGTTCCGGGTTCATCAAAGCGCATCCGGGAACCCTGCTGAGCACTATATTTCTTGCCATGAAAGAGCCTCAAGTGCCGGCTCAGCCCGCAGGGGAAGACTCTACCTTTGGCTATCGCTACTATAAAAGCCATTATTGGGATGAAGTGGACCTGCAAAGCGACCGTCTGGTAAGAACTCCCATCCTGGAAGGAAAGCTGAGAAAATATTTTACGCAGCTGGTGCCGGCTTATCCTGATTCCATCATTAATGACTGCGACGCCGTTATTGCCCGGGCCCGCAAAAGCAGGGAAGCCTTCAAATATGTGCTGTGGTGGCTTACCTACAACTACGAAACATCGCCTTACATGGGGATGGATGCGGTATTTGTGCACCTGGTCGAAAAGTACTACGTTCCCGGAGAGGCTTTCTGGCTGAACGATGAACAGCTGAATAAGATCGTGGACCGGGCTTATACAATGGCACCAAACCTTATCGGAAAACAGGCGGCACCGCTCGAATTCAAAGACAGTACCGCGCATATGCTGTCTCTCTATAAAACCCCGGCTCAATACACTATCCTCGTGTTCTGGGATCCTACCTGCGGGCATTGCAAAACAGAGGTTCCCCGCCTCGACTCGGCCTGGAAAGCAAACTGGAAGAGCAAAGGGGTCGCCATGATCGGTATTAAAACCGAAGGCAGCCGAACAGAATGGCTACAGTTCATCAGGGAACATCAGCTCAATGGCTGGATACACGGAGAGGAGCCTCAGGCCGCTACCAATTACCGCAGACTCTACGATGTTTATGCTACACCTATGGTGTACCTGCTGGACGACAAAAAGAAGATTCTGGCTAAAAAGCTGGGTGTTGAGCAATTACAGGAATTCCTGGACAGAGTTACGGCAAAAAAGGCCGGAGCAAAACCCTGA
- the rlmD gene encoding 23S rRNA (uracil(1939)-C(5))-methyltransferase RlmD, with the protein MVKKERGMLNGKHRFSDVGFSNSITFAAVRKKNVVLENVPVTAYAAEGKALARQDGKVIFIEGGVVPGDVVDVRLSKNKKDWAEGKAVHIHSFSDTRVAPFCQHFGTCGGCKWQMLPYSLQLEYKQQQVADHLQRIGKLALPPMEPILGSAHTEHYRNKLEFTFSNKAYLTNEEIKANNGEIPVKPALGFHVPKLFDKVLDINTCYLMQEPVNLIRNTIREYAIKHELTFYDIRAQQGWLRNLIIRLCTTGEIMVNLVIRHEDKDNRTALLDHLLATVPAITTVLYTINPKGNDSIFDLEPKVFFGKGYAEEKLENFVFKIGPKSFFQTNTYQGEVLYKVTRDFAGLTGKETVYDLYCGTGSIGIFVSRSAGKVIGIELIKEAIDDARENAARNQVENATFFAGDVVDICDDEFFTHHGQPDVIITDPPRAGMHEKLVNKLLEIGAPKIVYVSCNPATQARDLALLDALYTVEKVQPVDMFPHTHHIENVVLLKKRVNN; encoded by the coding sequence ATGGTAAAAAAGGAAAGAGGAATGCTGAATGGTAAACACAGGTTTTCCGATGTGGGATTCAGCAATTCAATTACCTTTGCAGCCGTGAGGAAAAAAAATGTTGTTTTAGAAAATGTACCGGTAACTGCTTATGCAGCAGAAGGTAAAGCCCTGGCCCGTCAAGACGGGAAAGTGATATTCATTGAAGGAGGTGTGGTACCCGGCGATGTGGTAGATGTACGTCTGAGCAAGAATAAAAAAGACTGGGCGGAAGGAAAAGCAGTTCACATTCACAGTTTTTCAGACACGCGGGTAGCTCCTTTTTGCCAGCATTTCGGTACCTGTGGCGGATGTAAATGGCAGATGCTGCCCTACAGCCTTCAACTGGAATACAAACAACAGCAGGTGGCCGACCATCTGCAGCGCATAGGAAAGCTGGCGTTGCCTCCGATGGAACCGATACTGGGCAGTGCTCACACGGAACATTATCGAAACAAACTGGAGTTTACCTTCAGTAACAAGGCCTATCTTACCAACGAAGAAATCAAAGCCAATAATGGCGAGATACCTGTAAAACCCGCACTGGGCTTTCATGTACCGAAGCTGTTTGACAAAGTACTGGATATAAATACCTGCTATTTGATGCAGGAACCTGTGAACCTGATACGTAATACCATCCGTGAGTATGCCATAAAGCACGAGCTTACGTTTTACGATATCCGGGCACAACAGGGCTGGTTACGTAACCTGATCATCCGCCTGTGTACCACCGGAGAGATTATGGTCAACCTGGTGATCCGTCATGAAGATAAGGACAACAGAACAGCGCTGCTGGATCATTTACTGGCAACAGTGCCGGCAATTACCACGGTATTGTATACCATCAATCCGAAAGGCAATGATTCGATCTTTGACCTGGAGCCGAAAGTATTTTTTGGCAAAGGTTATGCAGAGGAGAAACTGGAGAACTTTGTTTTCAAGATCGGTCCTAAATCTTTCTTCCAGACCAACACTTACCAGGGAGAAGTGTTGTATAAGGTAACGCGTGATTTTGCCGGGCTTACAGGGAAGGAAACAGTATACGATCTGTATTGTGGTACTGGCAGCATTGGCATATTCGTATCCCGGAGCGCCGGCAAGGTGATAGGCATTGAGCTGATAAAAGAAGCAATAGATGATGCCAGGGAAAATGCGGCGCGCAACCAGGTAGAAAATGCAACGTTTTTTGCAGGCGACGTGGTAGATATTTGCGATGATGAATTTTTTACACATCACGGGCAGCCGGATGTGATCATCACGGATCCCCCACGGGCAGGCATGCACGAAAAACTGGTCAATAAATTGCTGGAAATCGGAGCACCCAAAATTGTATACGTCAGCTGTAACCCCGCTACACAAGCCAGGGACCTGGCTTTGTTAGATGCACTTTATACAGTGGAAAAGGTACAACCCGTAGACATGTTCCCGCATACACATCATATAGAAAATGTGGTGTTGTTGAAAAAAAGAGTTAATAATTAA
- a CDS encoding rhomboid family intramembrane serine protease, protein MNEYRPGKFQFLPLVIKNLMIINGLVWLVQVTLLNKYGYDMSRLFGLHYWGSELFRPHQFITHLFLHDPKNITHVLFNMFTLWMFGATLENLWGSKRFLIFYMVCGLGAALCHMGVLTYENLNLTRYATNFLNDPSYANFALLDNKFDLGSLANFNMESLKNALANHDPNAIDMARIYVRDFVAFYRNGATIGASGAVYGILFAFGFLFPNTYLYIYFMFPVKAKYIVGFMILAELWSGIQASAGDNVAHFAHLGGALFAYLLLKGWSKRRSDFY, encoded by the coding sequence ATGAACGAGTACAGGCCCGGAAAATTTCAGTTCCTGCCATTAGTGATTAAAAATCTGATGATCATTAACGGTTTGGTTTGGTTAGTGCAGGTAACCCTGTTGAACAAGTATGGCTACGACATGAGTCGTTTGTTTGGTCTTCACTACTGGGGCTCTGAACTATTCAGGCCTCATCAGTTTATCACCCATCTTTTCCTGCATGATCCGAAGAATATCACGCACGTACTCTTCAATATGTTCACCTTATGGATGTTCGGCGCCACGCTGGAAAACCTCTGGGGTTCCAAGCGTTTCCTGATCTTCTACATGGTGTGTGGCCTTGGCGCTGCACTTTGCCATATGGGTGTACTCACTTATGAAAATCTGAATCTCACCAGATACGCTACCAACTTCCTGAATGACCCCAGTTACGCGAATTTTGCGCTGCTGGACAATAAATTCGACCTGGGCAGCCTGGCGAATTTCAATATGGAAAGTCTGAAAAATGCGCTGGCCAATCACGATCCCAACGCCATTGATATGGCCAGGATATATGTGAGGGATTTCGTTGCTTTTTACAGGAACGGAGCTACTATCGGAGCATCCGGAGCCGTTTACGGTATCCTGTTTGCGTTCGGTTTCCTGTTCCCGAACACTTACCTCTACATTTACTTCATGTTCCCTGTGAAGGCGAAATATATAGTAGGCTTCATGATCCTGGCGGAGCTATGGTCTGGTATCCAGGCATCTGCAGGAGATAACGTTGCCCACTTCGCCCACCTCGGCGGCGCACTTTTTGCTTATCTGCTGTTGAAAGGATGGAGTAAACGACGAAGCGATTTTTATTAA
- a CDS encoding rhomboid family intramembrane serine protease, producing the protein MHALEKEKLPRLSLGEGRNMVTQLLIINLTIYVFLLFTQVIYQMEGVGVPRFHQDIMSWLRLPADARTLLFRPWTLITSLFTHISFWQVFTNMIWLWCFGTFMQHLAGHQRILPLYLFGGICGNLLYVAVMQAIPAFRALAGSEYALGATGSVMAIAVGVTTIAPRYRIFPLLAGGISLWIVALIYIALSAGTLISTSSYGYTYISILAGGALAGWLYMYQWKKGRDWGAGLNRLLFKLTHVFHPAAEQVNPDDIRSALVNETDQQPFRRIGKVPEQRLNEILDKINENGLSSLTQEEKETLLRASKPE; encoded by the coding sequence ATGCATGCGCTGGAAAAAGAGAAACTGCCCCGCCTCTCTTTAGGAGAAGGAAGAAATATGGTGACACAATTGTTAATCATTAACCTGACCATTTATGTGTTCCTCCTGTTCACCCAGGTGATCTATCAGATGGAAGGTGTGGGAGTGCCCCGGTTTCATCAGGATATCATGTCCTGGCTCAGGCTTCCGGCCGATGCGCGGACGCTGCTGTTTCGCCCGTGGACGCTGATTACATCGCTGTTTACGCATATCAGCTTCTGGCAGGTATTCACTAACATGATATGGCTCTGGTGCTTCGGTACGTTCATGCAGCACCTGGCCGGCCATCAGCGTATTCTGCCTTTATATCTTTTTGGTGGCATCTGCGGGAACCTGCTATATGTAGCCGTGATGCAGGCTATTCCTGCCTTCCGTGCGCTGGCCGGTTCAGAATATGCGCTGGGGGCTACCGGAAGTGTGATGGCCATAGCCGTGGGCGTTACCACTATTGCGCCGCGTTACAGGATCTTCCCGCTGCTGGCCGGTGGTATTTCTTTATGGATAGTTGCCCTGATCTATATCGCATTGTCTGCAGGAACACTGATCAGTACATCTTCCTATGGTTATACCTATATCTCCATACTGGCTGGTGGTGCACTGGCAGGCTGGTTGTATATGTATCAGTGGAAAAAAGGCCGCGACTGGGGCGCCGGTTTAAACAGACTGCTTTTCAAACTGACACATGTGTTCCATCCCGCTGCGGAACAGGTAAACCCTGATGATATCAGGAGTGCACTGGTCAATGAAACAGATCAGCAGCCGTTCAGACGTATCGGTAAGGTTCCGGAACAACGCCTGAATGAAATCCTTGATAAGATAAATGAAAATGGATTGTCGTCACTAACGCAGGAAGAAAAAGAAACCCTGCTGAGAGCAAGCAAACCAGAATAA
- a CDS encoding endonuclease/exonuclease/phosphatase family protein, whose amino-acid sequence MRIFRKILTWLSCLLIAALLMSAWLPVLNPGKWWIAGFAGLFFPILFPVCLLLLPLLLRYRHKKLLWYCTAAVIVCLPAALSTWGVHIFRKNNIRTANDRQFTVMTYNTSSMGLVKYRTDKEKEAAIYAEINASSPDILCLEEFYSNDAPDKEQHIQRIIQAGHYTAHYFTRDKIHWDTWNYGIALFSRFPVIGAQAIPCGQSLAGSGSSFLQADLLIKGDTIRVFAVQLTSYMFNDQDYNNLKTPFSGGLINKMRSTFEQRSSQAQQLAALIAQSPFPVVVCGDLNDTPTSFTYRTVSKNMQDIFLETGSGLGRTLSFLSPTLRIDYILCQATFDIHGGKVPHPASSEHFPVVACLSLKSSGNTRKPGN is encoded by the coding sequence ATGCGAATTTTCCGAAAGATACTAACCTGGCTCAGTTGTTTGTTGATCGCAGCATTGCTGATGAGTGCATGGCTGCCGGTACTGAATCCCGGCAAATGGTGGATAGCGGGGTTTGCAGGCCTCTTTTTCCCCATACTCTTCCCCGTTTGTTTGTTGTTGCTGCCATTGCTGCTTCGTTACCGGCACAAAAAGCTGTTGTGGTACTGCACGGCCGCGGTCATTGTTTGTTTGCCCGCCGCATTGAGTACCTGGGGCGTACACATCTTCCGGAAAAACAACATCAGAACAGCAAATGACAGGCAGTTTACCGTGATGACCTATAACACCAGCAGCATGGGACTTGTAAAGTATAGGACAGATAAGGAAAAAGAAGCGGCTATTTATGCCGAGATCAACGCCAGCAGTCCGGATATCCTTTGCCTGGAGGAATTTTATTCGAATGATGCACCTGATAAGGAGCAGCATATTCAACGCATCATACAGGCAGGGCATTATACAGCTCATTATTTCACCCGTGACAAAATTCATTGGGATACCTGGAATTATGGCATTGCGCTGTTCTCGAGATTTCCGGTGATTGGTGCACAGGCAATTCCCTGTGGCCAAAGCCTGGCGGGCAGCGGCAGCAGCTTTCTGCAGGCCGATCTGCTGATAAAGGGCGATACCATCAGGGTATTCGCCGTGCAGCTTACTTCCTACATGTTCAATGACCAGGATTACAATAACCTGAAAACGCCGTTCAGCGGAGGCCTGATCAACAAAATGCGGAGTACATTTGAGCAAAGATCTTCGCAGGCGCAGCAATTAGCGGCACTCATTGCGCAAAGCCCCTTCCCTGTTGTTGTTTGCGGAGATCTTAACGATACGCCCACATCTTTTACCTACCGTACGGTCAGCAAAAATATGCAGGATATTTTTCTTGAAACCGGCAGCGGCCTGGGTCGCACCCTTTCGTTTCTTTCTCCTACCCTGCGCATTGACTACATCCTGTGCCAGGCTACCTTCGATATCCATGGCGGCAAGGTGCCACACCCCGCTTCTTCAGAGCATTTTCCTGTTGTTGCCTGCCTGTCACTGAAATCGTCAGGCAATACCCGAAAACCGGGGAACTGA
- a CDS encoding endonuclease/exonuclease/phosphatase family protein, whose product MRFLRLFTKGFFLIINFAVVLLFLAACMAPYISPAWFWPISFITLAFPFLLGILVIFLIGWLFFNYRYALLSLIALLLGWKSISAFVAFHLPSANKSAPAATSLTIMSYNVSQFGLYREKDSKYNRQAMFAMIKKQELDIACFQDFYTSERKNDFNNREDISREMALPYRYFSSDFNRNGMQHWGSIIYSRFPIIASDKVKMSMGPRSESLIYADIVKGDDTLRIINMHLESYRFNEKDYSDIQKIKSQEDTGLKATKSIVQKMREAYIRRSQQADIVGNFIRQSPYPVIVCGDFNDTPASYTYFTIKGELQDAFLQKGWGIGRTFTGLAPTLRIDYIFVSNHFKVNSFRKIISDLSDHYPVIANLSLIGSGKPEVEVNK is encoded by the coding sequence GTGCGATTTTTAAGACTATTTACGAAAGGATTTTTTCTGATCATCAACTTCGCCGTGGTATTACTTTTCCTGGCCGCCTGCATGGCGCCCTATATCTCACCGGCGTGGTTTTGGCCCATCAGTTTTATCACCCTGGCATTCCCTTTCCTCCTGGGTATACTGGTAATATTCCTGATCGGGTGGCTGTTCTTCAATTACCGTTATGCCCTGTTATCACTGATAGCCCTGCTACTCGGATGGAAATCCATCAGTGCATTTGTGGCTTTTCATCTTCCCTCCGCCAATAAATCCGCACCGGCGGCTACCAGTCTTACTATTATGAGCTACAACGTAAGCCAGTTCGGACTTTACCGGGAAAAAGACAGTAAGTATAACCGGCAGGCTATGTTTGCCATGATAAAAAAACAGGAGCTGGACATTGCCTGCTTTCAGGATTTCTATACTTCAGAAAGAAAAAACGATTTCAATAACCGGGAAGATATCTCCCGTGAAATGGCACTTCCATATCGCTATTTTTCCAGCGATTTTAACCGGAATGGTATGCAGCACTGGGGTTCCATCATTTATTCCCGATTCCCGATTATTGCATCAGACAAAGTAAAAATGAGTATGGGTCCCCGGAGCGAAAGTCTTATTTACGCGGATATTGTAAAAGGAGATGATACCCTGCGGATCATCAATATGCACCTGGAATCGTACCGGTTCAATGAAAAAGACTACTCCGACATTCAGAAGATCAAGAGCCAGGAAGATACCGGGCTCAAAGCCACTAAAAGTATTGTGCAGAAAATGCGAGAGGCGTATATCCGTCGCAGTCAGCAAGCCGATATTGTAGGAAATTTCATCCGGCAGAGTCCTTATCCCGTGATCGTTTGCGGCGACTTCAATGATACGCCTGCATCTTACACCTATTTCACTATAAAGGGTGAGCTGCAGGATGCATTTCTGCAGAAAGGTTGGGGAATTGGGCGTACATTTACGGGGCTGGCGCCTACCTTGCGGATAGATTATATTTTCGTGAGCAATCATTTCAAGGTAAACAGCTTCCGGAAAATCATTTCAGACCTGTCTGACCACTACCCCGTCATTGCTAATCTCAGCCTGATCGGAAGTGGGAAACCGGAAGTGGAAGTAAACAAATAA